From a region of the Cervus canadensis isolate Bull #8, Minnesota chromosome 33, ASM1932006v1, whole genome shotgun sequence genome:
- the LOC122434167 gene encoding 26S proteasome non-ATPase regulatory subunit 8-like, with product MAATAVNGVAGTSSSGPAAASGAILQAAAGMYEQLKGEWNRKSPNLSKCGEELGRLKLVLLELNFLPTTGTKLTKQQLILAHDILEIRAQWSILRKDIPSFERYMAQLKCYYFDYKEQLPESAYMHQLLGLNLLFVLSQNRVAEFHTELEWLPAKDIQTNVYIKHPVSLEQYLMEGSYNKVFLAKGNIPAESYTFFIDILLDTIRDEIAGCIEKAYEKILFTEATRILFFNTPKKMTDYAKKQEWVLGLNNYYSFASQQQKPEDTTIPSTELAKQVIEYARQLEMIV from the coding sequence ATGGCGGCCACGGCGGTGAACGGGGTGGCCGGCACCTCGAGCTCGGGGCCTGCGGCGGCCTCGGGCGCAATCCTGCAAGCCGCGGCCGGCATGTACGAGCAGCTCAAGGGAGAGTGGAACCGGAAAAGCCCTAATCTTAGCAAGTGCGGGGAAGAGCTGGGCCGTCTCAAGCTGGTTTTGTTGGAGCTCAACTTCCTGCCAACCACAGGGACCAAACTGACCAAGCAGCAGCTCATTCTGGCCCATGACATACTGGAGATCAGGGCTCAGTGGAGTATCCTACGCAAGGACATCCCCTCCTTCGAGCGGTACATGGCCCAGCTCAAATGCTACTACTTCGATTACAAGgagcagctcccagagtcagcctACATGCACCAGCTCCTGGGCCTCAACCTCCTCTTCGTGCTGTCCCAGAACCGGGTGGCTGAGTTCCACACAGAGTTGGAATGGCTGCCTGCCAAGGACATCCAGACCAACGTGTACATCAAGCATCCGGTGTCCCTCGAGCAATACCTGATGGAGGGCAGCTACAACAAGGTATTCCTGGCCAAAGGCAACATTCCTGCCGAGAGCTACACTTTCTTCATCGACATCCTGCTTGACACTATCAGGGATGAGATTGCTGGTTGTATCGAGAAGGCCTATGAGAAAATCCTCTTCACCGAGGCCACCCGGATCCTCTTCTTCAACACTCCCAAAAAGATGACAGACTACGCCAAGAAGCAAGAGTGGGTCTTGGGCCTCAACAACTACTACAGCTTTGCCAGCCAGCAGCAGAAGCCGGAAGATACCACCATCCCTTCCACTGAGCTGGCCAAACAGGTCATCGAGTATGCCCGGCAGCTGGAGATGATCGTCTGA